aGGAAATGTGTCATTAAACAATGTAATAAACCTCTGAGATAAATCGTTGCGTTTTCTCACTGAAGTTTtctgtaaatgtaaaatattcaTATTGATATCACTTagtatacaggtatgtgccaaaaaatttgaatatcgagggaaagtccatttatttcaataatttgtttcaaaaagtgaaacttgtatgttatattagctcactacacacaaagtgaaatatttcaagcctttatttgtctcaattttaatgattatggattaaagataaaaaaaaacaaatccagtatttcactaaattagaatatcatgacaaagttcaacattgtaggctccctgtgtcccaatctagtcagctaattaacgcaaaacacctgcaaaggtttcctcagcctttaaattgtctcaaggtgcgttccgatcgatagggtccctacgcagtgttcactgctccctactcccctAGCACGGTAtttccgttgaagtggacttcgctgacaataatcgctcattcgGAAttccctggaacgtcatcaaagcaaatcaatggcaggtcacgcagattatgatttaacataaataaatattgtaatttattttactttcaaatttaaatacgtataaaatacatataaacgtatgtatctaaaaaaatatatatattccaaatgtatatgtttagaccgttaacagattaacagattgtagtggtcttatctcacgcactttttccccccacacagcctatatttaactaacctgtggtaacattaaataaaacaagacagagcttcacctcgccagttttactttcattcataaaatacaatatgcaaatgtaacatgaatcgccataaccattcataaacactctaatttgtataataataacaacatttattgcaacctctccattgcagagcctttaaaaaactcctacggctctgctccatcattacttctaaatggtgacgcggtgcgcaatgacagttgggtagttttccccatccacttcctgtgaagtgaagtaccgatgttcccttattccctatgccgttcgcagtgcccttcgaactgaacatgttcgctcccttcggtttggaatctcacttaagatggcggaataccctgtgaagtccacttcgcagtccacttacggtcgaatggaacgcaccttcagtctggcttagtaggcttcagaatcatgaggaagactgctgacttgacggttgtgcagaagaccatcactgacaccctccataaggaggaaaagtctcaaaaggcaattacaaaagaagctggatgctcacagagcgcagtatcaaagtatattaacagaatgttaagaggaagggaaaaatgtggccggaaaaggtgcacaagtgacagggatgaccgtagccttgaaaggattgtcaagcaagggcggttcagaaatctaggggagcttcataaggagtggactgaggctggtgtcagtgcatcaagaaccaccacatacagacgtctgcatgacatgggctacagctggagaattccatgcgtcacgccactcctgaaccaaaaacaatgtcagaagcgtctgtgctgggctaaggagaaaaagtactggtctgttgcccagtggtcccaagtcaaattttgcatttcatttggaaatcaaggtcccagagtctggaggaagaccggagaggcacaaaagtcaagctgcttaaagtccagggtgaagtgatggtttggggagccatgtcatctgctgtgggtccattgtcttttagcAAGTctacagtcaacgcagctgtctaccaggaaattttagagcacttcatgcttcatgcttcctgctaccgacaagctttttggagatgatgattttattttccagcaggatttggcacctgcccacaaagccaaaactaccagtacctggtttaatagccatggaataactgtacttgattggccagcaaactcacctgacttaaaccccattgaaaatctatggggtattgtcaaaaggaagatgagggaacagagaccccgaaatgcagacgagctgaaggccaatatcaaagcaacttgggctaccataatacctcaactgtgtcaaaggctgatcgcctccatgccacgccgccttgatgctggaattagtgcaaaaggaggcccaacaaagtactgaggacataatataatacattaacacacttttcagaaggccaacatgtgtttaagatccttttttattggtcacatgaaatattctaattttgtgaaatactggatttgtttttttttgtctttaatccataatcatccaaattgaaacaaataaaggcttgaaatatttcactttgtgtgtagtgaactaatataacatacaagtttcactatttgaaacaaattattgaaataaattgactttccctcaatattctaattttttggcaaatACATGTAGGTATAACTAActgtttaataactttttaaagcaaataatgaacatttttaccttcatttactcaccctcatgttgttctaaacctgtatgaatgTTGGTAATCGAACAGTTGCTgtttcccattgacttccacacaTTCAAAAtctcttttgtgttcaacagaagagaCAACTTGTACAAGTATGGAGTAACTTGAGGGGGAGTAAATGATGTAGTTATTAGTAGGCTGCTACAGTACAACTGTGGTAAATTCTACTGTCATGAAATAAATGAACCCACCTTTATTAATCCTCAACGCACAAGTAAGCCTatggcgagacttccggttcattagccaaataacaatgtgcagtaaaacagttaaactgtttgcactacaagccattcatgttcataattaagataattcaTTACAATAATATGAGGACACACCAATtggcaatatcaagcagcaaaactatttgttttgtacagctaaaaatagctggaccccgatgagaccggaagccagatccatgaaatttacaaatggctgagCCGCGCCTGCTCcaacaggaaaaataaggtggacatAGAAATTAAATGTACTTTGTATCAGAACCATTTACACTGTTAGGTAAGTCATGTTTAAAGGTTCTTGACACTTCACACCCTTTTTAAACTCTACAAATTGTTCTGTTTTAATAAGTGATTATTAATGTAGACTAAACAAAACTGCCTTGTGTATTTATGTCTGCGCTCCATGTGGCCATTTACAAACACTGGAATATGCAAACGAAGGCTACGAAAGATCACTAAACGAGTAGAGAAAGTTTCAATgaaaaatagtttaatttatattcAGTCAACATGTTGACATATACAACAAACCGTTCTATTTACTGGTCAAAATATAACATCTACAAGTCTTTCACTTCATATGGCATCATatacaaatgcaaaaataaacGCATATCCACTTAGCAATATTTACAAATTTATACAAAGTGCTTGAGGTATCTCAATAAGCTTTTAAGTACATTGCGTCACGTTGGCGATGGCAAATGGCATATTCATACAACTGAAATATTATCCATTGCGCAGCCACACTTTTCTACAATCATATTTGGGAATTCAGCCACCTCGATTTCAGTATAATCTCCCTTCTTCACTAAATACATCATCGGTAGCGGCGCGCTTTCCACAACCGCGCACTTTCTCTCTCCATAACCGTAGTTACGCTTGGGCTGCCGGCAGCCGCCGTTGCACCGGAACGCCTGGTACCCGGAGGGTTCGATGATCCAGTACTGGGTCCAAGTCAAGGCTCGGAAATTGATGAAGTATTTTTCCCTGCAGCACATGTCACTGTCTTTGTTTGTTTCACAGTCTCCACTAGACCTGCAACATAAAGAATGAAAGAATATTAACACATTGTACGTTttaaatgaaacacatttttatttttaagaaattccTTCCGTAACACTTTACACTACCGAGCCCATATTATACATaaatcatatttaaatatattagaaTAACAATAGACTGATTCTTCTGAGTAGACTACTTGACATTTTGAAAGATTCCACTAAAAATAACTTTGAATTTCTATATATACATAGGCTAGCcatttaaaaagttaataaataagaaaataaattaaaaagtatataaaagtaattatatgcataattattttttttttaaatatgacaaATTGTGCATATAAATAAAGTTACGCGCTGCATTAAAATGAGGTAAAAGTATTTCAGAAACAAACATATGtggatataataatataataatacaagaCATTCCAGTAAGAAATTGCAAATTAAGCATAATGCTGCTTTGAAAGCCACGCTTACCCAAACTCCTCGAGGTTGAGGGTGTAAAGAACGAGCTCAGGTTTTCCCAGAGTGTTGTCGTTTGGATCTTGAGTTGTGAAGCGGACGCTCTTGGCCATTTCTGCCGCGTAACTGCCGGGTCTCTCGCCCTCGATCCACACCTCAAGGTGCATGGGCATCTCCATTCGGCTCTTCGACCAATATTGCACCGCCTGGGTGACATCAAAGCTCTTCCAGCCGGTTTCGTGAATGGGAATCAACCTGAGATAATGGTTGTGACAATTAGCATGCTTGTTCCTTAACGCCAATCAGCAGTGGAATTAGCATAATGAGGAAAGAATAATGACTGTCTGTGGCCGTCTCTGCTTACCTGGAATCCACTAGTGAAGTTCGATTTGACCCGTCTTCCAGGGGTTCCACCCAGTAGATGCTCACCCGGGCGTTGTTGACGGGTCTGTGGCCCTTTCTTTCTGGTATGGAGCGCTTATGTGGGGCTTTCTTGAACAGTTTCAGTTCTGCCATGGTCACTTCACTGTTTTCAGGAATTCTTGATGTCATTTCAAACACCACACGTTGACGTGTCGTGTCAGAATATACAAATTCACCAGATATGTCTGGAATGAAAGAGAGCGATTTATTAACAAACTATATTTATTGCTTAGTTGAAATTAATTTTTTgactaaattataatatttaatatcatATCATTGCATATCTTACCTGCATTGCCAGGGATTCCTCTCAGTATGCCGGCTAAACTCGGAAGCGAGCGGCGTTTTCTTGCATGGTGCAGTTTGAGCATGGAAACATATTTGTTCTTAATGTGCGCTGGAATCACAAAATTCTCCAAATCCCTCTTGTGAATTTTCGGAACTTCACTAAGTCCCAGTTTCTTCAGCAAAGCGTCTTTCATGTCTTCGTGGGTAAAACCACTCACCGTGGCGAAAAGTGCTGCGCAAAGGAGGCACGCTGCACGGATTGAGGACATCTTTCCACGTGAAGGTGCTGGAGAGGTTCTGACTCCGTGCTGCTGTTCTCGGGCTGAGATGACTCTGCTTTGACAGCGGCCCGTCCTTATATGCGCCCATGAGACCCCCAGTTGTTCGCACTTTGACAAAGGGGTGGTGACTGACATCAGAGGGAAGGTGATACATGAAAGCCACGATTCATCGGAGAAATTAACGCAAAACGTataaaaaataacttaaactagaatgaaaattaaaatagcatcttttcaatcaaataaaatatagatgatagatagatatgtAAATAGATATGTAAGTAGATGATAGATATAAGCATATATAGATAGACGATAAGCATGTATATAGATAGATGTGTAAATAAACAGAAGATAGATAAGCATGTATATAGATATGTAAATAAAAAGATGATAGATAAGCATGTATAGACATGTATATAAACagatgtagatagatagatatgtatataaatagatgtagatagatagatagatagatagatagatatacatacatgtagatagacagatagacatgtatataaataaattgatgtagatagatggatagacagatagatagataatagataAGCATAtatctagatagatagatagatgataagCATGTATATAGATAGATATGTAAATAAATAGAAGATAGATAAGCATGTATATAGATATGTAAATAAAAAGATGATAGATAAGCATGTAGATAGGCATGcataaacagatagatagatagatagatagatagatagatagatagatagatagacagacagacatgtatataaatagatagatagatagatagatagatagatagatagatagatagatagatagatagatagatagatagatagatagacgtaTATAAATGAGACAGgcatgtatataaataaattacaaatagaTAGACATGTATAAATAGATGTAGATAGATAaatgcagatagatagatagatagatagatagatagatagacagacagacatgtatataaataaacaaatgaagaTAGATAGGCATgcatatacataaataaatgtagacagatagatacacatgtatataaataaatagatttagatagataaatatagatagatagatagatagatagatagatagatagatagatagatagatagatagatagatagatagatagataggtaggcatgtatataaataaataaattacaaatagatagacatgtatatatataaatagatgtAGATAAAGGCAGAtagatataaataaacaaacaaatgtagATAGACatgcatataaataaatagatgtaGACAGATACgcatgtatataaataaatagatgtaGATAGATAAATGCAGATAGACATGTATATAAATGATAGATTTTTAACATTATGTAATTTACCAAAACGTGTCACAAGATCTCTTCTTTGCAATATAGTTGATAATATAGTAAACATAATTATGTGTGAATGTATATTAAATGCTCTACTTTCATTTAATGTTATCTTTATCACTGATGCTTGATGTTCTTGTTGTGTGGATTTACTGATGACCTTCCAGACATAGTGAACCTAAAACGCACCCTCCGTTCCAGTTTGCATGTGCACGCTGATGTAGCACCCTTGTTCCTCATGTGTACATTCCCCTGGACTTTGTAAAACATTCCTAGTCTGGCAAGAGTCTGTCAGTACAGAGTTTTTCAGTTCTTCTGTCTAAGCACCTTTCTGTTGATCTCCCTCATCATCATTGGGTGGCCTGAGGGATTAGATGTTTATTGGAAGACCACCATCCTTCTGCTTGATGCACAGATTAAAATTATTAGGCAAAGACTGTTTAATCCAGGGCTGCGCTATGGATGTGGATTGGGAGGCTCTTCACAGGTTGGTGATTATCTGATTCCATTGCCAGATTTGCCGTGCCTTGTTTGGTCACACTAACATTAGAAGAGGGGCTAGTGCCACTGAGGGCCCAGTGTCTGAGTATGTGTATTGGCCCCTCTATTTGCTCTAAGATGTCAGACAGACTAAAGGAGCTCACAGGAAGAACAGATGACAAATGACTGGCTGGAGATGGAGGCAAATTAATGCAATACAAATGCAGAATCAGACAAAAGAGCTCACTGTTTGAGCCCACATGACTATTACCATACCTGCCACAACAGATGAGTAACGTTTATATTTgataaaatttaatattttaataattaatacataaataaatctgAAGAACTACTTTGTTGGATAACCCTGCTGTGAAACGTGaactaatataaataaataaataatataaattctgCATGTTTTTATGTAAAACTAAGATGTGAAATTAATTGACAACAATCCTCAGTCTAGGCCCTTGCTTGGCTCATTTGTACAATACACATGATCCATGCGTGA
The window above is part of the Garra rufa chromosome 13, GarRuf1.0, whole genome shotgun sequence genome. Proteins encoded here:
- the lft1 gene encoding lefty1 → MSSIRAACLLCAALFATVSGFTHEDMKDALLKKLGLSEVPKIHKRDLENFVIPAHIKNKYVSMLKLHHARKRRSLPSLAGILRGIPGNADISGEFVYSDTTRQRVVFEMTSRIPENSEVTMAELKLFKKAPHKRSIPERKGHRPVNNARVSIYWVEPLEDGSNRTSLVDSRLIPIHETGWKSFDVTQAVQYWSKSRMEMPMHLEVWIEGERPGSYAAEMAKSVRFTTQDPNDNTLGKPELVLYTLNLEEFGSSGDCETNKDSDMCCREKYFINFRALTWTQYWIIEPSGYQAFRCNGGCRQPKRNYGYGERKCAVVESAPLPMMYLVKKGDYTEIEVAEFPNMIVEKCGCAMDNISVV